The following proteins are encoded in a genomic region of Xanthomonas cassavae CFBP 4642:
- the pcnB gene encoding polynucleotide adenylyltransferase PcnB yields MGNPATQDGSAIIEPSVTSPFTLRVIPRDQHTISRKDISPNALRVLYRLRESGFGAYLVGGAVRDLLVGGHPKDFDVATSATPEEVKALFRNCRLIGRRFRLAHVVFGREIIEVATFRANSDDGSGDRELDNGRLVRDNVYGTIEDDAIRRDFTCNALYYAIEDFSVRDYCGGFEDVQARLMKLIGDPELRYQEDPVRMLRAVRLAAKLNFEIEAGTAEPIPRLAGLLSEAAPARLFEEILKLFLSGHGVASFEGLERYGLLGELFPESAAALKSNRSGALRAMVLEGLRNTDARVANDEPVSPAFLFALLLWPAFCRTLMGLQAQGVQPEDAQRRAADRVTLHQLERVALPRRFSLPMQEIWLLQTRFSSRQRKRVFRTLSHPRFRAAYDFLVLRQFASAAHAADVEFWREAQKSSGQELVDAIETAQADHEGEDGAPRKRRRRRRRTGAPAGE; encoded by the coding sequence TTGGGCAATCCTGCAACACAAGACGGAAGCGCCATCATCGAACCCTCAGTTACATCTCCGTTCACGCTGCGCGTCATTCCGCGCGATCAGCACACCATTTCGCGCAAGGACATCAGCCCCAACGCACTGCGCGTGCTGTACCGCCTGCGCGAATCGGGCTTCGGTGCCTACCTGGTCGGCGGCGCAGTCCGCGACCTGCTGGTCGGCGGCCATCCCAAGGATTTCGACGTGGCCACCAGCGCCACGCCGGAAGAAGTCAAAGCGCTGTTCCGCAACTGTCGCCTGATCGGCCGCCGCTTTCGCCTGGCGCATGTGGTGTTCGGCCGCGAGATCATCGAAGTGGCCACCTTCCGCGCCAACAGCGACGACGGCAGCGGCGACCGCGAACTGGATAACGGCCGGCTGGTGCGCGACAACGTCTACGGCACCATCGAAGACGATGCGATCCGTCGCGACTTCACCTGCAACGCGCTGTACTACGCCATCGAGGATTTCTCGGTACGCGACTACTGCGGCGGCTTCGAGGACGTGCAGGCGCGCCTGATGAAGCTGATCGGCGACCCGGAACTGCGCTACCAGGAAGATCCGGTGCGCATGCTGCGCGCGGTGCGTCTGGCGGCCAAGCTCAACTTCGAGATCGAAGCCGGCACCGCCGAGCCGATTCCGCGCCTGGCCGGGTTGTTGTCCGAGGCAGCGCCGGCGCGTTTGTTCGAAGAGATTCTCAAGCTGTTCCTGTCCGGACACGGCGTGGCCAGTTTCGAAGGCCTGGAGCGTTATGGCCTGCTCGGTGAGCTGTTCCCGGAAAGCGCGGCAGCCCTGAAATCTAATCGCAGCGGTGCGCTGCGTGCGATGGTGCTGGAAGGCCTGCGCAATACCGATGCGCGCGTGGCCAACGACGAGCCGGTGTCGCCGGCGTTCCTGTTCGCGCTGCTGCTGTGGCCTGCGTTCTGCCGCACCCTGATGGGGTTGCAGGCGCAGGGCGTGCAGCCGGAGGATGCGCAGCGCCGTGCCGCCGACCGCGTCACCTTGCACCAGCTGGAGCGGGTGGCATTGCCGCGTCGTTTTTCGCTACCGATGCAGGAGATCTGGCTGTTGCAGACGCGCTTCTCCTCGCGGCAGCGCAAGCGCGTGTTCCGCACCTTGTCGCATCCGCGCTTCCGCGCGGCCTACGATTTCCTGGTGTTGCGCCAGTTCGCCTCGGCCGCTCACGCCGCCGATGTGGAGTTCTGGCGCGAGGCGCAGAAGTCCTCCGGCCAGGAACTGGTCGATGCGATCGAAACCGCGCAGGCCGATCACGAAGGCGAGGACGGTGCGCCGCGCAAGCGTCGCCGCCGCCGCCGCCGCACCGGCGCACCGGCAGGCGAGTAA
- the folK gene encoding 2-amino-4-hydroxy-6-hydroxymethyldihydropteridine diphosphokinase, translated as MHTAFVGLGANLGPAEASVRAAIAALEAVPQSTLVAASRLYRTPAWGREDQPDFINAVAQLQTGLAPLALLDALLGIERAFGRERLAGERWGPRTLDMDLLLYADQVLDLPRLQVPHPHLHARAFALLPLSELAPEAIIPGHGTVRHALQAIDVCGLEPIG; from the coding sequence ATGCACACCGCCTTTGTCGGCCTGGGTGCCAACCTGGGCCCGGCCGAGGCCAGTGTCCGTGCGGCCATCGCCGCGCTGGAGGCCGTGCCGCAGTCCACGCTGGTAGCGGCCTCGCGCCTGTATCGCACCCCGGCCTGGGGGCGCGAAGACCAACCCGATTTCATTAACGCCGTGGCCCAGCTGCAGACCGGGCTTGCCCCGCTAGCGCTGCTGGATGCCTTGCTGGGCATCGAACGGGCCTTTGGCCGCGAACGTCTGGCTGGCGAGCGCTGGGGGCCGCGCACGCTGGACATGGATCTGCTGCTCTACGCCGACCAGGTGCTGGATCTGCCGCGGCTGCAGGTGCCGCATCCGCATCTGCATGCGCGCGCCTTTGCGCTGCTGCCGCTGTCCGAGCTCGCTCCGGAGGCGATCATCCCGGGCCATGGAACAGTGCGGCACGCCCTGCAGGCCATCGATGTCTGCGGGCTGGAGCCAATTGGGTAG
- the panB gene encoding 3-methyl-2-oxobutanoate hydroxymethyltransferase, giving the protein MSSHTDSKPWTVPALAQAKREGRKLVMLTAYDAGFARTFDANGVDLILVGDSLGMVVQGHESTLPVTTADMVYHTAAVARVLERALLVADLSFQADATPERALDAATQLLQAGAEMVKIEGAGHKLEVIRYLVEREIPVCSHLGLTPQSVLRFGGYTVQGRGEAGEQLRRDAQAVVDAGASLVVLECVPTPIATQISTALGVPTIGIGAGPGCDGQVLVMHDMLGLDSGHRRPKFVKDFLAEGGSVAGAVRAYAQAVRDGSFPDAAHAYAA; this is encoded by the coding sequence ATGAGCAGCCATACCGACAGCAAGCCCTGGACCGTGCCTGCCTTGGCGCAGGCCAAGCGCGAGGGTCGAAAACTGGTCATGTTGACCGCCTACGACGCCGGCTTTGCGCGGACCTTCGATGCCAACGGCGTGGACCTGATCCTGGTCGGCGATTCGCTGGGCATGGTGGTGCAGGGGCACGAGTCCACCTTGCCGGTGACCACCGCCGACATGGTCTACCACACCGCCGCAGTGGCGAGGGTGCTGGAGCGGGCGTTGCTGGTGGCGGACCTGTCGTTCCAGGCCGATGCCACGCCCGAACGCGCACTGGACGCTGCCACCCAGCTGCTGCAGGCCGGTGCGGAGATGGTCAAGATCGAAGGCGCCGGGCACAAGCTGGAGGTCATCCGCTATCTGGTCGAACGCGAGATCCCGGTCTGCTCGCATCTGGGGCTGACCCCGCAATCGGTATTGCGGTTTGGCGGTTACACGGTGCAGGGGCGCGGCGAAGCCGGCGAGCAGTTGCGCCGCGACGCGCAGGCCGTGGTCGATGCCGGTGCCAGCCTGGTCGTGCTGGAATGCGTGCCCACGCCGATCGCCACCCAGATCAGCACCGCGCTCGGCGTGCCCACCATCGGCATCGGCGCAGGCCCCGGCTGCGATGGCCAGGTGCTGGTGATGCACGACATGCTGGGCCTGGACAGCGGCCACCGCCGGCCCAAGTTCGTCAAGGATTTCCTCGCCGAAGGCGGCTCCGTGGCGGGCGCGGTGCGCGCTTACGCGCAGGCCGTGCGCGACGGCAGCTTCCCCGACGCAGCGCACGCATACGCCGCATGA
- the panC gene encoding pantoate--beta-alanine ligase — protein sequence MIQTLTDLSALRALVTGWKREGLRVALVPTMGNLHAGHYSLVMLARQYADRVVSSVFVNPTQFGPNEDFARYPRTPEADLRGLEDAGCDALWLPDVDTMYPLGTALATPIHAPGVSDVLEGVCRPGHFDGVCTVVARLFNQVQPDVAAFGKKDYQQLAVIRQMVADLAFPIELVGGSIVREADGLAMSSRNQYLSAGDRPAAAQIRKVLLQMRDSYAAGTPRAQVEQAAAGALQQAGFQVDYAVVRLPDLSEPGEGTAGARVALIAARLGSTRLIDNLEF from the coding sequence ATGATCCAGACCCTGACCGATCTTTCCGCCCTGCGCGCCCTGGTCACCGGCTGGAAGCGCGAGGGCCTGCGCGTGGCGCTGGTGCCGACCATGGGCAACCTGCACGCCGGGCATTATTCGCTGGTGATGCTGGCGCGCCAGTACGCCGACCGCGTGGTGTCCAGCGTGTTCGTCAACCCGACCCAGTTCGGCCCCAACGAAGACTTCGCGCGTTACCCGCGCACGCCCGAGGCCGACCTGCGCGGCCTGGAAGACGCCGGTTGCGATGCACTGTGGCTGCCCGACGTGGACACCATGTATCCGCTCGGCACCGCACTGGCCACACCGATCCACGCACCGGGCGTCAGCGACGTGCTGGAAGGGGTGTGCCGGCCGGGGCATTTCGACGGCGTGTGCACGGTGGTGGCGCGGCTGTTCAACCAGGTGCAGCCGGACGTGGCGGCGTTCGGCAAGAAGGATTACCAGCAGCTGGCGGTGATCCGTCAGATGGTGGCTGACCTGGCGTTTCCGATCGAGCTCGTGGGCGGCAGCATCGTGCGCGAGGCCGACGGCCTGGCGATGAGCTCACGCAACCAGTATCTGTCGGCCGGCGATCGCCCGGCTGCCGCGCAGATCCGCAAGGTGCTGCTGCAGATGCGCGACAGCTACGCGGCCGGCACGCCGCGTGCGCAGGTTGAGCAGGCCGCCGCCGGCGCGCTGCAGCAGGCCGGATTTCAGGTCGATTACGCGGTGGTGCGGCTGCCCGACCTGAGCGAGCCGGGCGAAGGCACCGCCGGCGCGCGCGTGGCGCTGATCGCTGCACGGCTGGGCAGCACCCGTCTGATCGACAACCTGGAATTCTGA
- the panD gene encoding aspartate 1-decarboxylase translates to MHLSLLKAKIHRATVTHSELNYEGSIAIDGLLLEASGIREFEQVHIWDVTNGARFSTYAIRAEDGSGIMSLNGGAARHVQVGDLIIVAAFASMSEDEAKTFKPNLVYVNAHNAITHTNHSIPTQAA, encoded by the coding sequence ATGCATCTGTCCCTGCTGAAAGCCAAGATCCACCGCGCCACCGTCACCCATTCCGAGCTCAACTACGAAGGCTCCATCGCCATCGACGGCCTGCTGCTGGAAGCGAGCGGCATCCGTGAGTTCGAACAGGTCCATATCTGGGACGTCACCAACGGTGCGCGCTTTAGCACCTATGCCATCCGTGCCGAAGACGGCAGCGGCATCATGTCGCTCAACGGCGGTGCTGCGCGTCACGTGCAGGTGGGCGATCTGATCATCGTGGCGGCGTTTGCCAGCATGAGCGAAGACGAAGCCAAGACCTTCAAGCCCAATCTGGTATATGTGAACGCGCACAACGCGATCACCCACACCAACCACAGCATCCCCACGCAGGCCGCATGA
- the pgi gene encoding glucose-6-phosphate isomerase produces MTQTNGFDALHAHAQRLRGAAIPALLAAEPQRPTQYARQVGPLYFNFARQKYDRAALDALFAIARARDLAGAFQRLFRGEQVNVTEQRAALHTALRGDLTDAPVASEAYVTAAEVRQRMGALIQQLEATDVTDIVSVGIGGSDLGPRLVADALRPVSGARFRVHFVSNVDGAAMQRTLATLDPARTAGILISKTFGTQETLLNGSILHAWLGGSERLYAVSANPERAAKAFDIAPSRVLPMWDWVGGRYSLWSAVGFPIALAIGFERFEQLLEGAAQFDAHALDTPLEENVAVLHGLTAVWNRNLLGSATHAVMTYDQRLALLPAYLQQLVMESLGKRVKLDGSAVDSDTVSVWWGGAGTDVQHSFFQALHQGTSVVPADFIGTVHNDDPYAENHVALMANVLAQTEALANGQDSSDPHRSYPGGRPSTVILLDALTPQALGALISMYEHSVYVQSVMWGINAFDQFGVELGKQLASQLLPALKGESADVADPVTRELLSKLRG; encoded by the coding sequence ATGACACAGACCAACGGATTCGACGCGCTTCACGCCCACGCCCAGCGCCTGCGCGGCGCTGCCATCCCCGCATTGCTTGCCGCCGAGCCGCAGCGGCCCACGCAGTACGCCAGGCAAGTCGGTCCGTTGTATTTCAATTTCGCGCGGCAGAAGTACGACCGCGCCGCGCTGGATGCCTTGTTCGCCATCGCGCGCGCGCGTGACCTGGCCGGTGCGTTTCAGCGCCTGTTTCGTGGCGAGCAGGTCAATGTCACCGAACAGCGCGCTGCCTTGCACACCGCATTGCGCGGCGACCTGACCGATGCGCCGGTGGCCTCCGAAGCGTATGTCACCGCTGCGGAAGTCCGCCAACGCATGGGCGCGCTGATCCAGCAGCTCGAAGCCACCGACGTGACCGATATCGTCAGTGTCGGCATCGGTGGGTCGGACCTGGGCCCGCGTCTGGTGGCCGATGCATTGCGTCCGGTGAGCGGTGCGCGGTTTCGCGTGCACTTCGTCTCCAACGTCGACGGCGCCGCCATGCAGCGCACCCTGGCGACGCTGGACCCGGCGCGCACCGCCGGCATCCTGATTTCCAAGACCTTCGGCACCCAGGAAACCCTGCTCAACGGCAGCATCCTGCACGCCTGGCTGGGCGGCAGCGAGCGCCTGTATGCGGTGAGTGCCAATCCCGAGCGCGCTGCCAAGGCCTTCGACATCGCACCGAGCCGCGTGCTGCCGATGTGGGACTGGGTCGGTGGGCGTTATTCGTTGTGGTCGGCGGTGGGGTTCCCGATCGCGCTGGCGATCGGCTTCGAACGTTTCGAACAATTGCTGGAAGGTGCTGCGCAGTTCGACGCGCATGCGCTCGACACGCCACTGGAAGAAAACGTCGCCGTACTGCACGGCCTGACTGCGGTGTGGAACCGCAACCTGCTCGGCAGCGCCACGCATGCGGTGATGACCTACGACCAGCGCCTGGCCCTGCTGCCGGCCTACCTGCAGCAACTGGTGATGGAGAGCCTGGGCAAGCGGGTCAAGCTCGACGGTTCTGCAGTGGACAGCGACACCGTGTCGGTGTGGTGGGGCGGTGCGGGCACCGATGTGCAGCACAGCTTCTTCCAGGCGCTGCACCAGGGCACCAGCGTGGTGCCGGCCGATTTCATCGGCACCGTGCACAACGACGATCCGTATGCGGAGAACCACGTCGCGCTGATGGCCAACGTGCTGGCGCAGACCGAAGCGCTGGCCAACGGCCAGGACAGCAGCGATCCGCACCGCAGCTATCCGGGCGGCCGCCCGAGCACGGTGATCCTGCTCGATGCGCTGACCCCGCAGGCGCTGGGTGCGCTGATCTCGATGTACGAGCACAGCGTCTACGTGCAGTCGGTGATGTGGGGCATCAACGCGTTTGACCAGTTCGGCGTGGAGCTGGGCAAGCAGCTGGCCAGCCAGTTGCTGCCGGCGCTGAAGGGCGAGTCGGCCGACGTGGCCGACCCGGTGACGCGCGAACTGCTGAGCAAGTTGCGCGGCTGA
- a CDS encoding type II toxin-antitoxin system prevent-host-death family antitoxin — MSRFQDLPELEKSPAADIKVKGWPNLMRKVRSHGAVVITNHNHPEAVVVDAEEYRRLVSQASAATAASTRAQSLQALQARFDAHLAAVTDGAGLAQAIGKPARRGSKIALGPSL, encoded by the coding sequence ATGTCTCGCTTCCAGGATCTGCCCGAGCTCGAAAAATCCCCCGCCGCCGACATCAAGGTGAAGGGCTGGCCTAACCTGATGCGCAAGGTGCGCTCGCATGGCGCGGTGGTCATCACCAACCACAATCACCCCGAGGCGGTGGTGGTGGACGCGGAGGAATACCGCCGGCTGGTCAGCCAGGCAAGTGCAGCGACGGCCGCCTCGACGCGCGCGCAGTCGTTGCAGGCACTGCAGGCCAGGTTCGATGCACATCTTGCGGCGGTGACCGATGGCGCAGGCCTGGCCCAGGCGATCGGCAAGCCGGCACGCCGTGGCAGCAAGATCGCCCTGGGGCCGTCGCTCTAA
- a CDS encoding AAA family ATPase translates to MGNILVLAGVNGAGKSSLLGSLLREDGATWFNPDAFTRDLVERGWSPGDANAQAWQEGVRRLRQAMDAGHDYAFETTLGATTIPRLLRQACATHTVAVWFCGLSSVELHIARVAARVAAGGHAIPEHKIRERYAASRANLIALLPHLSVLHVYDNSAPADATGQVAPLLVLELDRNGLQYPQTSEELAQVPDWAKPIVMAALELRQS, encoded by the coding sequence GTGGGGAACATTCTGGTGCTGGCCGGCGTCAACGGCGCCGGCAAGAGTTCGCTGTTGGGCAGCCTGCTGCGGGAGGACGGCGCCACCTGGTTCAACCCGGATGCGTTCACCCGGGACCTGGTGGAGCGGGGCTGGTCACCCGGAGACGCCAATGCGCAAGCCTGGCAGGAAGGTGTGCGGCGGCTGCGTCAGGCCATGGACGCCGGCCACGACTATGCATTCGAAACCACCCTGGGCGCGACCACCATCCCGCGGCTACTGCGGCAGGCCTGCGCGACGCACACGGTGGCGGTCTGGTTCTGCGGCCTGTCCAGCGTCGAGCTGCATATCGCACGTGTGGCAGCGCGCGTGGCCGCCGGCGGGCACGCCATCCCCGAGCACAAGATCCGCGAGCGTTACGCTGCCTCGCGTGCCAACCTGATCGCGCTGCTGCCGCACCTGTCGGTGCTGCATGTCTACGACAACAGCGCGCCGGCCGACGCGACCGGGCAGGTCGCGCCGCTGCTGGTGCTGGAACTGGACCGCAATGGCCTGCAGTACCCGCAAACGTCCGAAGAGCTGGCGCAGGTGCCCGATTGGGCCAAGCCCATCGTGATGGCGGCGCTGGAGTTGCGGCAGTCTTGA
- a CDS encoding PhoX family protein: protein MSASPDPSRRRLMQLMAAVPLLPLGSASAATFQQLGSAALAARPLRPSETPARLVSATFHGMPAPSLADPAAMATTTVGSSLSVARSDGSTQRYALAYHPFFVTGDQVPDGKGGTVLAGGYYDIQHRPIIDRSKPGAERPFFSDCPDGSSLLTLRDAKVPGVKGNHVFAVVQFEYTTRDQAGNDTNRHLPAPIAVLTLDQDPATGKLSLVKYHNVDTAPVHGLWTTCGASLSPWNTHLSSEEYEPDATALAGNTQFRSYSTHLYGDPDKANPYHYGHLPEITVHPDGTGSVRKHYCLGRISHELVQVMPDQRTVLMGDDATNGGLFMFIADRKADLSAGTLYVGKWHQTSGVGPGAATLSWIKLGHATSAEIEALADRLTAADILDVHLSDPGDASFTKIPFNGTFNWIRITPGMEKAATYLETHRYAALAGGSLGFTKLEGTTVNARDKIAYMAMSYIVTSMRNGSGDVKVEGPDAGAVYALNLRGGRRDSSGAPIHSDWVPIDMAAPAALTGHDLAQPDALGNLADPDRLANPDNLKFSESLRTLFIGEDSSLHVNNFLWAYHVDSGTLTRVLSVPAGAESTGLHAVDQIHGWTYVMSNFQHPGDWESPLHDTVKATLDPLVRANYKNRFGAAVGYLTGDPVAVKLGKA from the coding sequence ATGTCCGCCTCCCCCGACCCCTCCCGTCGCCGCCTCATGCAATTGATGGCGGCCGTTCCCCTGTTGCCGCTCGGCAGCGCCAGCGCCGCCACGTTCCAGCAGCTGGGCAGCGCCGCGCTGGCCGCGCGCCCGCTGCGACCTTCGGAAACCCCGGCCCGCCTGGTCTCGGCCACCTTCCATGGCATGCCCGCTCCCAGCCTGGCCGACCCTGCCGCCATGGCCACCACCACGGTGGGCTCGTCGCTGAGCGTGGCCCGCAGCGACGGCAGCACCCAACGCTATGCGCTGGCTTACCACCCCTTCTTCGTCACCGGCGACCAGGTGCCCGACGGCAAGGGCGGCACCGTGCTGGCCGGCGGCTATTACGACATCCAGCATCGCCCCATCATCGACCGCTCCAAGCCCGGCGCCGAACGGCCGTTCTTTTCCGATTGCCCGGATGGTTCCTCCCTGCTGACCCTGCGCGATGCCAAGGTGCCCGGGGTCAAGGGCAACCATGTGTTTGCGGTGGTGCAGTTCGAATACACCACCCGCGACCAGGCCGGCAACGACACCAACCGCCACCTGCCCGCGCCGATCGCAGTGCTGACGCTGGACCAGGACCCCGCCACCGGCAAGCTGTCGCTGGTGAAATACCACAACGTCGACACCGCGCCGGTACACGGACTATGGACCACCTGCGGCGCCAGCCTGTCGCCGTGGAATACCCACCTGTCCAGCGAAGAGTACGAACCCGACGCCACCGCGCTGGCCGGTAACACCCAGTTCCGCAGCTACAGCACGCACTTGTACGGCGACCCGGACAAGGCCAACCCGTATCACTACGGCCACCTGCCGGAAATCACCGTGCATCCGGACGGCACCGGCAGCGTGCGCAAGCACTATTGCCTGGGCCGCATCTCGCACGAGCTGGTGCAGGTGATGCCAGACCAGCGCACCGTGCTGATGGGCGACGATGCCACCAATGGCGGGCTGTTCATGTTCATCGCCGACCGCAAGGCGGACCTTTCCGCCGGCACGCTATATGTCGGCAAGTGGCACCAGACCTCCGGCGTCGGCCCGGGCGCTGCCACGCTGAGCTGGATCAAGCTGGGCCACGCCACCAGCGCCGAGATCGAAGCGCTGGCCGACCGCCTCACCGCTGCCGATATCCTCGATGTGCATCTGAGCGACCCGGGCGATGCCAGCTTCACCAAGATCCCGTTCAACGGCACCTTCAACTGGATCCGCATCACGCCTGGCATGGAAAAGGCGGCGACTTATCTGGAAACGCACCGCTATGCCGCGCTGGCGGGCGGCAGCCTGGGCTTCACCAAGCTGGAAGGCACGACCGTCAACGCCAGGGACAAGATCGCCTACATGGCCATGTCCTATATCGTCACCAGCATGCGCAACGGCTCGGGCGATGTGAAGGTGGAAGGTCCGGATGCGGGCGCGGTGTATGCCTTGAACCTGCGCGGCGGGCGCCGCGACAGCAGCGGTGCGCCGATCCACAGCGACTGGGTGCCGATCGACATGGCCGCACCGGCCGCGCTCACCGGCCACGACCTGGCGCAGCCGGACGCGCTGGGCAATCTGGCCGATCCGGACCGGCTGGCCAACCCGGACAACCTCAAGTTCTCCGAATCGCTGCGCACCTTGTTCATCGGCGAAGACAGCAGCCTGCACGTCAACAATTTCCTGTGGGCCTACCACGTGGACAGCGGCACGCTGACGCGGGTGTTGTCGGTGCCGGCCGGCGCAGAATCCACTGGCCTGCATGCGGTGGACCAGATTCACGGTTGGACCTACGTGATGAGCAACTTCCAGCACCCCGGCGACTGGGAAAGCCCGCTGCACGACACCGTCAAGGCAACGCTGGATCCGCTGGTACGCGCCAACTACAAGAACCGCTTCGGCGCGGCCGTGGGATATCTCACTGGCGACCCGGTGGCGGTGAAGTTGGGCAAGGCGTAA